One Sphingomonas endolithica DNA segment encodes these proteins:
- a CDS encoding SPFH domain-containing protein gives MALTAGALLMALVLLYLFTSIKIVRQGYQYTIEHFGRFTSTARPGFNFYPAFFYRVGRKINMMEQVIDIPGQEIITKDNAMVAVDGVVFFQVLDAAKAAYEVSELYVAILQLTTTNLRTVMGSMDLDETLSKRDEINARLLVVVDHATAAWGVKITRVEVKDIRPPADIVNAMGRQMKAEREKRANILEAEGSRASEILRAEGQKQSKILEAEGRREAAYRDAEARERSAEAEAKATQLVSIAIEQGSAQSLNYFIAQKYVEAVGKFATSPNAKTILFPVEATQLIGTLGGIGELAKQALSDAPAAPRVPAPPAPPARPKGPFEPSAE, from the coding sequence ATGGCATTGACTGCAGGCGCGCTACTGATGGCGCTGGTGCTGCTCTACCTGTTCACCAGCATCAAGATCGTCCGTCAGGGCTATCAATATACGATCGAGCATTTCGGCCGCTTCACCTCAACCGCGCGGCCGGGCTTCAATTTCTATCCTGCGTTCTTTTACCGTGTCGGTCGCAAGATCAACATGATGGAGCAGGTGATCGACATTCCGGGGCAGGAGATCATCACCAAGGACAATGCGATGGTCGCGGTCGACGGCGTGGTGTTCTTCCAGGTGCTGGATGCCGCCAAGGCGGCATACGAAGTGTCCGAGCTGTACGTCGCGATCCTGCAGTTGACGACGACCAACCTGCGCACCGTGATGGGCTCGATGGACCTCGACGAGACCTTGTCGAAGCGTGACGAGATCAATGCCCGGCTACTGGTGGTGGTCGATCACGCCACTGCCGCCTGGGGCGTCAAGATCACCCGCGTCGAGGTGAAGGACATCCGCCCGCCTGCCGATATCGTCAACGCCATGGGCCGCCAGATGAAGGCCGAACGCGAGAAGCGCGCCAATATCCTGGAGGCGGAAGGCAGTCGTGCGTCGGAGATCCTGCGCGCCGAGGGCCAGAAGCAGTCCAAGATCCTCGAAGCGGAAGGCAGGCGTGAGGCCGCGTACCGCGACGCCGAAGCGCGCGAACGCTCGGCCGAGGCGGAGGCCAAGGCGACGCAGCTCGTCTCGATCGCGATCGAGCAGGGCAGCGCGCAATCTCTCAACTATTTCATCGCCCAGAAATATGTCGAAGCGGTCGGCAAGTTCGCCACCTCCCCCAATGCCAAGACGATCCTGTTCCCGGTCGAGGCGACGCAGTTGATCGGTACGCTCGGCGGCATCGGCGAGCTCGCCAAACAGGCGCTGTCCGACGCCCCGGCCGCACCCAGGGTGCCTGCGCCCCCTGCCCCGCCGGCAAGACCGAAAGGTCCGTTCGAGCCGAGCGCCGAATGA
- a CDS encoding HPr family phosphocarrier protein yields the protein MAVQRTVLITNKRGLHARASAKFVTLASSQPIDVSVEKEGAGSVTGTSIMGLMMLGAAMGDSIIISADGEGDEAAVQALCALVEAKFGED from the coding sequence ATGGCCGTGCAGCGTACCGTGCTCATTACCAACAAGCGTGGGCTGCATGCCCGTGCCAGCGCCAAGTTCGTGACCCTCGCCTCCAGCCAGCCGATCGACGTGAGCGTCGAAAAGGAGGGCGCCGGATCGGTGACCGGTACCTCGATCATGGGGCTGATGATGCTGGGTGCGGCGATGGGCGATTCCATCATCATCTCGGCCGACGGCGAAGGCGACGAGGCCGCCGTGCAGGCGCTGTGCGCGTTGGTCGAGGCCAAGTTCGGGGAGGATTGA
- the rapZ gene encoding RNase adapter RapZ: MVGRKDILLVTGMSGAGKSTVLRTLEDLGWEVVDNLPLLLLDRLLATPLPESAEGNQQPLAIGIGARTRDFDPERIVNRIQMLREDHGHDVGTLFLDCAGVELERRYSETRRRHPLAPDRPASDGIARERELLTPLRRWANRLIDTTNLTAYELAQQVRATFAGDHRGEPTLSIMSFGFSRGLPRNADLVFDMRFLRNPHWVAALRPGTGLDEDVAAYVAGDPAYEPALAQIESLLLLLLPRYRAEGKSYINVAFGCTGGRHRSVHVVERVAARLRGAAFSPTVTHRDLTAAPQDSLEGAALGTPGSGTKLE; this comes from the coding sequence ATGGTAGGGCGCAAGGATATCCTGCTCGTCACCGGCATGTCCGGTGCAGGCAAATCTACCGTGTTGCGGACGCTGGAAGATCTCGGCTGGGAGGTGGTCGACAATCTGCCGCTGCTCCTGCTGGACCGTTTGCTGGCCACGCCGCTGCCCGAAAGCGCCGAGGGCAATCAGCAGCCGCTCGCGATCGGCATCGGCGCACGGACGCGCGATTTCGATCCCGAGCGCATCGTCAACCGCATCCAGATGTTGCGTGAAGACCATGGCCACGATGTCGGCACTTTGTTCCTGGATTGCGCCGGCGTGGAGCTGGAACGGCGATATTCCGAGACGCGGCGGCGGCACCCGCTGGCGCCCGATCGTCCGGCAAGCGACGGAATCGCGCGGGAACGGGAATTGCTGACGCCGCTGCGGCGGTGGGCCAACCGGCTGATCGATACGACCAACCTCACCGCCTACGAGCTTGCCCAGCAGGTGCGTGCGACGTTCGCCGGCGATCACCGTGGCGAGCCGACCTTGTCGATCATGTCGTTCGGTTTTTCGCGAGGGCTGCCACGGAATGCCGATCTGGTGTTCGACATGCGTTTCCTGCGCAATCCGCATTGGGTGGCGGCTCTGCGACCCGGAACTGGGCTGGACGAGGATGTCGCTGCTTATGTTGCGGGCGATCCGGCCTATGAACCGGCACTGGCGCAGATCGAATCGCTGCTGTTGCTGTTGCTCCCGCGCTACAGGGCGGAGGGAAAGTCGTACATCAACGTCGCATTTGGGTGTACCGGGGGGAGACATCGATCGGTGCACGTCGTGGAGCGGGTCGCGGCACGGTTGCGCGGCGCAGCATTTTCGCCCACGGTCACCCATCGCGATTTGACGGCGGCACCTCAGGACAGCCTGGAAGGTGCGGCGCTGGGCACGCCTGGTAGTGGAACGAAGTTGGAATGA
- a CDS encoding phosphoenolpyruvate carboxykinase, which translates to MSDRIPDSGLEAQGIETRANLHWNLVTARLIETAVAKGEGKLSADGPLVVETGAHTGRSAQDKFIVRDAETEAVVWWGKSNKGMSPHEFAALKADFMAALKDKEDLYIQDLFGGSQPENRVRVRVVTELAWHNLFIRTMLVRPRESEMRGFEADYTIIDLPSFRANPAKHGCRSEAVIAVNFTEKLILIGGTRYAGEMKKSVFGLLNYLLPANGVMPMHCSANIGPKGDTAVFFGLSGTGKTTLSADASRTLIGDDEHGWSDTAVFNFEGGCYAKMIRLSADAEPEIFATTKRFGTVLENVVMDPVTRALDLEDNSLAENSRGAYPIDFIPNASADNMGPVPRNIVMLTADAYGVLPPIAKLTPDQAMYHFLSGYTARVAGTEIGVTEPDATFSTCFGAPFMPRHPSVYGNLLKSRIAKGGVDCWLVNTGWTGGKYGTGQRMPIKATRALLNAALDGSLNDAEFRTDPNFGFQVPVSVPGVDSAILDPRQTWADKESYDATAAKLVDLFVGNFAQFAEHVDEGVRQAAPRTSVAA; encoded by the coding sequence GTGAGCGATCGCATTCCGGACTCCGGCCTTGAAGCGCAGGGCATCGAAACGCGTGCAAACCTGCACTGGAACCTCGTCACCGCTCGCTTGATCGAGACCGCAGTGGCCAAAGGCGAGGGCAAATTGTCCGCCGATGGCCCGCTTGTCGTGGAAACCGGCGCCCATACCGGACGCTCGGCGCAGGACAAGTTCATCGTGCGCGATGCCGAGACGGAAGCGGTCGTATGGTGGGGCAAGAGTAACAAGGGCATGAGCCCGCACGAGTTCGCCGCCTTGAAAGCCGATTTCATGGCGGCGCTGAAGGACAAGGAAGACCTGTACATCCAGGACCTGTTCGGCGGCTCGCAGCCGGAAAACCGCGTCCGCGTCCGGGTCGTGACCGAACTCGCCTGGCACAATTTGTTCATCCGCACCATGCTGGTGCGGCCGCGCGAGTCCGAAATGCGCGGGTTCGAAGCAGACTATACGATCATCGACCTACCGAGCTTCCGAGCCAACCCGGCCAAGCATGGCTGCCGCAGCGAGGCCGTCATTGCGGTTAACTTTACCGAGAAGCTGATCCTGATCGGCGGCACGCGCTATGCCGGCGAGATGAAGAAAAGCGTGTTCGGGCTGCTCAACTATCTGCTGCCGGCCAACGGCGTGATGCCGATGCATTGCTCGGCCAATATCGGTCCGAAGGGCGATACGGCGGTGTTCTTCGGCCTGTCGGGTACCGGCAAGACGACGCTCAGCGCCGATGCCAGCCGCACGCTGATCGGCGATGACGAACATGGCTGGTCGGACACGGCGGTGTTCAATTTCGAGGGCGGTTGCTACGCCAAGATGATCCGCCTGTCGGCCGACGCAGAGCCCGAAATCTTTGCCACCACAAAGCGCTTTGGCACCGTGCTGGAGAACGTGGTGATGGACCCGGTCACACGGGCACTCGACCTGGAGGATAACAGCCTGGCCGAGAACAGCCGTGGCGCTTATCCGATCGACTTCATTCCCAATGCAAGCGCCGACAATATGGGGCCGGTGCCGCGCAACATCGTGATGCTGACAGCAGACGCATACGGCGTGCTGCCGCCGATCGCCAAGCTGACGCCCGATCAGGCCATGTACCACTTCCTCTCCGGCTACACCGCGCGCGTCGCGGGCACCGAGATCGGCGTGACCGAGCCGGATGCGACCTTCTCCACCTGCTTCGGCGCGCCGTTCATGCCGCGCCATCCCTCGGTCTATGGCAATCTACTCAAGAGCCGCATCGCCAAGGGCGGAGTGGATTGCTGGCTGGTCAATACCGGCTGGACCGGCGGCAAATACGGCACCGGCCAGCGCATGCCGATCAAGGCGACCCGCGCGCTGCTCAACGCTGCGCTCGACGGGTCGCTCAACGATGCCGAATTCCGCACCGATCCGAACTTCGGCTTCCAGGTGCCGGTGAGCGTGCCGGGTGTGGACAGCGCGATCCTCGATCCGCGCCAGACGTGGGCCGACAAGGAGAGCTACGATGCGACGGCCGCCAAGCTGGTCGACTTGTTCGTCGGAAACTTTGCCCAGTTTGCCGAACATGTCGATGAGGGCGTGCGGCAAGCGGCGCCGAGGACATCGGTAGCGGCATAA
- a CDS encoding PTS sugar transporter subunit IIA, with amino-acid sequence MIGLVLVTHGRLAEEFVTAMEHVVGKQDAIATIAIGPDDDMEARRADIANAVADVDDGSGVILLTDLFGGTPSNLAISLMEKGRFEVIAGINLPMLIRLGSARSKMKVVDAVAAAREAGRKYITVASEVLGEAAA; translated from the coding sequence ATGATCGGCCTGGTTCTGGTGACGCATGGGCGCCTTGCGGAGGAGTTCGTGACCGCGATGGAGCACGTCGTCGGCAAACAAGACGCCATTGCGACGATCGCGATCGGGCCCGATGACGACATGGAAGCGCGACGTGCCGACATCGCCAACGCCGTCGCCGACGTGGACGATGGCAGTGGCGTGATCCTGCTTACCGATTTGTTCGGTGGGACGCCGTCGAACCTCGCAATCTCATTGATGGAGAAGGGTCGTTTCGAGGTGATCGCCGGGATCAACCTGCCGATGCTCATCCGGCTCGGCTCGGCTCGGTCCAAGATGAAGGTCGTCGATGCCGTCGCCGCGGCGCGGGAGGCGGGACGCAAGTACATCACCGTCGCGTCCGAAGTTCTGGGCGAGGCCGCCGCCTGA
- a CDS encoding RsmB/NOP family class I SAM-dependent RNA methyltransferase → MTPSARIQAAIDLLDAIVIAARDQGAAADTIIAKYFAQRRYAGSKDRRAVRELVYAAIRRLGERPKSGRAAMLAMAEADPEIAALFDGGTHAPPAIGKGENAAAPGVAPAWIIAKLLASGIGEDELPALIDRAPLDIRINRLQAAPAPIDAAEPIAGLPDALRLPSGTNIEALDAFKDGAIEVQDAGSQIVALAAMAQAGQRIVDLCAGAGGKTLTLAAAMENDGALLATDTDRARLSRLTPRAARAGASIVETRLLNPGRESEMLADWHDGADCVLIDAPCSGTGTWRRNPEARWRLTPERIDRLAATQANVLEIGAALVKPGGVLVYIVCSLLDEEGAGQAARFMADHPGWTADDLTLPAGRPHGAGIRLTPAHDATDGFFVARLRRPC, encoded by the coding sequence ATGACCCCCTCCGCCCGCATCCAGGCTGCGATCGACCTGCTCGACGCGATCGTCATCGCCGCGCGTGATCAAGGCGCTGCCGCCGACACGATCATCGCCAAATACTTCGCGCAGCGTCGATACGCCGGCAGCAAGGATCGGCGCGCGGTGCGCGAGCTGGTCTATGCCGCGATCCGCCGGCTGGGCGAGCGCCCCAAAAGCGGCCGCGCCGCGATGCTGGCGATGGCCGAGGCCGACCCGGAGATTGCGGCCTTGTTCGACGGCGGCACGCATGCGCCGCCCGCGATCGGCAAGGGTGAGAACGCTGCGGCGCCCGGCGTCGCGCCCGCCTGGATTATCGCCAAGCTACTCGCCTCGGGCATCGGCGAGGACGAGCTGCCTGCGCTGATCGACCGTGCCCCGCTCGACATCCGCATCAACCGCCTGCAAGCCGCGCCGGCACCGATCGATGCAGCCGAGCCTATCGCGGGCCTGCCCGATGCGCTGCGACTGCCATCGGGCACCAATATCGAGGCGCTCGACGCGTTCAAGGATGGCGCGATCGAGGTGCAGGACGCCGGCAGCCAGATCGTCGCGCTTGCGGCCATGGCGCAGGCCGGCCAGCGCATAGTCGATCTGTGCGCGGGCGCTGGCGGCAAGACGCTGACGCTGGCCGCGGCGATGGAGAATGACGGCGCGTTGCTCGCCACCGACACCGATCGCGCGCGGCTGTCGCGGCTCACGCCGCGTGCTGCACGTGCCGGCGCCAGCATCGTCGAGACGCGGCTGCTCAATCCCGGCCGCGAAAGCGAGATGCTGGCGGATTGGCATGACGGCGCGGATTGCGTGCTGATCGACGCGCCCTGTTCGGGCACCGGTACGTGGCGGCGCAATCCCGAGGCGCGCTGGCGGTTGACGCCGGAGCGGATCGACCGCCTCGCGGCGACCCAAGCCAATGTGCTGGAAATCGGGGCCGCGCTGGTCAAGCCCGGCGGCGTGTTGGTCTATATCGTTTGCTCTCTGCTCGACGAGGAAGGGGCAGGGCAGGCGGCGCGCTTCATGGCCGATCATCCGGGGTGGACCGCAGACGACCTGACGCTGCCGGCCGGTCGCCCGCACGGTGCCGGCATCCGCCTGACGCCGGCGCACGATGCCACCGACGGCTTTTTTGTCGCGCGCCTCCGGCGACCATGCTAG
- a CDS encoding response regulator transcription factor has protein sequence MTATIALVDDDRNILTSVSIALQAEGFLTRVYSDGETALKALADNPPDLCVFDIKMPRMDGLELLRRLREKQLTPVIFLTSKDDEMDEALGLAMGADDYIAKPFSQRLLIARIRAILRRTELSQGDQAGAPLAAAGELARGRLVMDTARHRVTWAGLAVTLTVTEFLILETLAQRPGIVKTRNQLMDAAYQDDIYVDDRTIDSHIKRVRRKFRQVDPQFDAIETLYGAGYRFSEE, from the coding sequence ATGACGGCAACAATCGCGCTCGTCGATGACGATCGGAACATCCTGACCTCGGTTTCGATCGCCTTGCAGGCCGAGGGCTTCCTCACGCGGGTATATTCCGACGGCGAAACGGCGCTGAAAGCATTGGCCGACAATCCGCCAGATCTGTGCGTGTTCGACATCAAGATGCCGCGCATGGATGGGCTCGAGCTGCTCCGCCGGTTGCGAGAAAAGCAGCTGACGCCCGTGATCTTCCTGACGTCCAAGGATGACGAGATGGACGAGGCGCTGGGCCTCGCCATGGGCGCGGACGATTATATCGCAAAGCCGTTCAGCCAGCGCTTGTTGATCGCCCGCATCCGCGCGATCCTGCGCCGTACTGAATTATCGCAAGGCGATCAGGCAGGTGCCCCGCTGGCGGCGGCCGGGGAGCTGGCGCGCGGCCGGCTGGTGATGGATACCGCGCGACACCGGGTGACATGGGCAGGCCTGGCAGTGACCTTGACGGTCACCGAGTTCCTGATCCTTGAGACGCTTGCGCAGCGGCCGGGGATCGTGAAGACGCGCAACCAGTTGATGGATGCGGCCTACCAGGACGACATCTATGTCGACGATCGCACGATCGACAGCCACATCAAGCGGGTGCGACGGAAATTCCGTCAGGTCGATCCGCAGTTTGATGCGATCGAGACGCTGTACGGCGCGGGATATCGGTTCTCGGAAGAATGA
- a CDS encoding sensor histidine kinase: MIDRRDDDELSLRWSGRVSLTPRILAVNIFALALLAGGFFYLDSYRSRILDSRIVQSTSEARLIAEALLSVAPERSDALMLRLARDTGARLRLFDPEGRLTADTRTLGLRNVVLQDPDKQDWGQRSARFLDAVIDTVVGAARAPLYRERGDGQDWPDVRAARPGGPAHATVWRAPDRTPVITAAAAVPGHGVVMMTSNATDITQTVRVERFRLSVVLLIVALVSILLSLFLARTIVRPLRRLARAAVRVRLGRAREVVVPRLPSRRDEVGMLARALSDMSLALRARIDATEAFAADVTHEMKNPLASMRSAIDSLSMVRDADLQERLLAIVRDDVHRLDRLITDISEASRLDAQLSRARFEPVDVAAVIVGLVAQREQRGLERGVRLRFDKPWATPLRVMGDGARLERVFENLVENAISFSPDLGLIKITAEADELDVTVYVDDEGPGVPEEAREQVFSRFHSLRPEGEAFGKHSGLGLAIARTIVEGHQGGIAVTGREDGLSGARFAVTLPLASQR; the protein is encoded by the coding sequence ATGATCGACCGACGCGACGATGACGAGCTCAGCCTACGATGGTCCGGGCGCGTATCGCTCACGCCACGCATCCTGGCCGTCAACATCTTCGCGCTGGCCTTGCTGGCCGGCGGTTTCTTCTATCTCGATTCCTACCGCAGCCGCATTCTCGACAGCCGTATCGTCCAGTCGACCAGCGAAGCTCGGCTGATTGCCGAGGCATTGCTCTCGGTCGCTCCGGAACGGAGCGATGCGCTCATGCTGCGACTGGCAAGAGATACAGGCGCTCGCTTGCGGTTGTTCGACCCCGAAGGTCGGTTGACGGCTGACACGCGAACGCTCGGGTTGCGCAACGTCGTGTTGCAGGATCCCGACAAGCAGGATTGGGGACAGCGATCGGCGCGCTTCCTGGACGCGGTGATCGATACCGTGGTGGGTGCCGCTCGTGCGCCGCTGTACCGAGAGCGTGGCGATGGGCAGGACTGGCCGGACGTTCGTGCCGCTCGCCCGGGAGGACCGGCCCATGCCACGGTTTGGCGCGCGCCTGACCGGACACCGGTGATCACGGCCGCAGCCGCGGTGCCGGGTCATGGCGTGGTGATGATGACTAGCAACGCGACGGACATCACGCAAACGGTCCGCGTCGAGCGATTCCGCTTGAGCGTCGTGCTGTTGATCGTGGCTTTGGTTTCGATCCTGCTCTCGCTATTCCTCGCTCGGACGATCGTTCGGCCCTTGCGGCGGTTGGCGCGAGCGGCGGTGCGGGTGCGCTTAGGACGTGCACGCGAGGTGGTCGTGCCGCGCCTACCATCGCGTCGGGACGAAGTGGGCATGCTGGCGCGCGCCTTGTCCGACATGAGCCTTGCGCTGCGCGCTAGGATCGACGCGACCGAGGCCTTTGCCGCAGATGTCACACACGAGATGAAGAACCCCCTCGCCTCGATGCGCTCGGCGATCGACAGCCTGTCGATGGTACGGGACGCGGACTTGCAGGAACGCCTGCTCGCCATCGTGCGCGATGACGTGCATCGGCTCGACCGCCTGATCACGGACATTTCGGAGGCTTCGCGGTTGGACGCGCAGCTCAGCCGCGCAAGGTTCGAGCCGGTCGATGTTGCCGCTGTGATTGTCGGGCTGGTCGCACAGCGCGAGCAACGCGGGCTCGAACGCGGCGTGCGATTGCGCTTCGACAAGCCATGGGCCACGCCGTTGCGTGTCATGGGTGATGGCGCGCGGCTGGAACGCGTGTTCGAGAATCTGGTGGAGAATGCAATCTCCTTTTCCCCTGATCTTGGGCTCATCAAGATCACCGCAGAAGCTGATGAGCTGGATGTGACGGTGTATGTGGACGACGAAGGACCAGGCGTGCCTGAGGAAGCGCGCGAGCAAGTGTTCAGCCGCTTTCACTCGCTGCGCCCCGAGGGCGAAGCGTTCGGGAAGCATTCCGGTCTTGGCCTTGCCATCGCCCGCACCATTGTCGAGGGACATCAGGGTGGCATTGCCGTCACGGGGCGGGAGGATGGGTTGAGCGGTGCGCGCTTTGCAGTGACCTTACCCTTGGCAAGTCAGCGATGA
- a CDS encoding HPr kinase/phosphorylase: MNRTEGPSETLHVSTVAIDGHAVLLEGPSGSGKSDLALRLIDRGAVLVSDDYTILTAHGTALIAHAPSTISGKIEVRGLGIMPMPYVDAVPVALLVRLEDVVERLPTDEMRVIAGIVIPEIALIPGEPSAPIKVELALNRELG; the protein is encoded by the coding sequence ATGAACAGGACCGAAGGGCCTAGTGAGACGCTGCATGTCTCCACCGTCGCGATCGATGGTCATGCCGTGTTGCTCGAGGGGCCGTCCGGCTCGGGCAAATCCGACCTCGCCTTGCGCCTGATCGATCGTGGCGCGGTGTTGGTCAGCGACGATTACACGATCCTCACCGCGCACGGCACGGCGCTAATCGCGCATGCGCCGTCTACCATATCGGGCAAGATCGAGGTGCGCGGGTTGGGGATCATGCCGATGCCGTATGTCGACGCGGTCCCGGTCGCCTTGCTGGTGCGGTTGGAAGATGTCGTCGAACGACTACCGACCGACGAAATGCGCGTCATTGCCGGCATTGTGATCCCGGAAATCGCCTTGATCCCCGGCGAACCATCGGCGCCGATCAAGGTCGAGCTTGCACTAAATCGGGAGCTTGGATGA
- a CDS encoding NfeD family protein — protein sequence MTIDGMSAGSLWLIAALVLGVAELVVPGVFLVFLAIAAAVTGVATLALPDLPAAAQLASFAIWSGVTVVVGRRWYRDYPVATSDPLLNDRAARLVGEIVTVDQSISGGNGRVRVADGVWPARGPDAPVGATMRVVEVQSGILIVEPMAVS from the coding sequence ATGACCATCGACGGCATGAGCGCAGGCAGCTTGTGGTTGATCGCGGCGCTGGTGCTGGGTGTCGCCGAACTGGTCGTGCCCGGTGTGTTCCTGGTCTTCCTGGCCATCGCCGCTGCGGTCACCGGCGTTGCTACGCTGGCGCTGCCCGACCTACCCGCGGCGGCACAGCTCGCTTCCTTTGCGATTTGGAGCGGGGTGACGGTGGTGGTGGGCCGCCGCTGGTACCGTGACTATCCCGTCGCCACGTCCGATCCGCTGCTCAACGACCGTGCGGCCCGCCTCGTGGGCGAGATCGTAACCGTCGATCAGTCGATCAGCGGTGGCAATGGCCGCGTCCGGGTCGCTGACGGCGTGTGGCCGGCCCGCGGGCCGGACGCGCCCGTCGGTGCGACGATGCGCGTGGTCGAGGTCCAAAGCGGCATCTTGATCGTCGAACCGATGGCCGTGTCATAG
- the guaB gene encoding IMP dehydrogenase, translating into MDIRLGLTFDDVLLYPNASDIVPSQADTASQVTKSISLTIPILSSAMDTVTEADMAIVMAQLGGIGVLHRNMEIDEQVAAVRQVKRFESGMVVNPITIAPDATLAEAQALMSSNRISGIPVVERDGKLVGILTNRDVRFAENPRQRVAELMTHENLATVSADVGKEEARRLLHQRRIEKLLVVDEAYRCVGLITVKDIEKAVTYPNATKDESGRLRVAAATTVGDKGFERTEALIDAGLDLVVIDTAHGHNSDVARAVERVKRLSNSVQVIAGNVATAEATRALIDSGADGVKVGIGPGSICTTRVVAGVGVPQLTAVMDCAEVGLKAGVPVIADGGLRTSGDLAKALAAGASACMIGSLLAGTEEAPGETFLYQGRAYKSYRGMGSVGAMGRGSADRYFQGDIKDQLKLVPEGIEGQVAFKGPARDVIHQLVGGVKAAMGYTGSATIPDLQKRARFVQITGAGLMESHVHDVTITREAPNYPTR; encoded by the coding sequence ATGGATATTCGCCTCGGCCTCACTTTCGACGATGTCCTGCTGTACCCGAATGCGTCCGATATCGTGCCCAGCCAGGCGGACACCGCCAGTCAGGTGACCAAGTCGATCTCGCTGACCATTCCGATCCTGTCCTCGGCCATGGATACGGTGACCGAGGCTGACATGGCGATCGTCATGGCGCAATTGGGCGGCATCGGCGTGCTCCATCGGAACATGGAAATCGACGAACAGGTCGCCGCGGTGCGCCAGGTGAAGCGCTTCGAAAGCGGTATGGTGGTCAACCCGATCACGATCGCGCCCGATGCGACACTGGCCGAGGCGCAGGCGCTGATGAGCAGCAACCGGATCAGCGGCATTCCGGTCGTGGAGCGCGACGGCAAACTGGTCGGCATCCTGACCAACCGCGACGTGCGCTTCGCCGAGAACCCGCGCCAGCGCGTGGCCGAGCTGATGACGCACGAGAACCTCGCCACCGTCTCCGCCGATGTCGGCAAGGAAGAAGCGCGCCGGCTGCTGCACCAGCGGCGCATCGAAAAGCTATTGGTGGTCGACGAGGCCTATCGCTGCGTCGGCCTGATCACCGTCAAGGATATCGAGAAGGCCGTCACCTATCCCAACGCCACGAAGGACGAGAGCGGCCGCCTGCGGGTTGCCGCCGCCACCACGGTCGGCGACAAGGGCTTCGAGCGCACCGAGGCATTGATCGACGCCGGGCTAGACCTGGTGGTGATCGATACCGCGCACGGCCACAACAGCGATGTCGCGCGTGCGGTGGAGCGCGTGAAGCGGCTGAGCAATTCGGTCCAGGTGATCGCCGGCAACGTCGCCACGGCGGAAGCGACGCGCGCGTTGATCGATTCCGGCGCGGACGGGGTCAAGGTCGGGATCGGCCCGGGTTCGATCTGCACCACGCGCGTGGTCGCCGGCGTTGGCGTGCCGCAGCTAACCGCGGTGATGGATTGCGCCGAAGTCGGGCTCAAGGCGGGCGTGCCGGTGATCGCCGATGGCGGCCTGCGCACTTCGGGCGATCTCGCCAAGGCGCTGGCGGCAGGGGCATCGGCCTGCATGATCGGATCCTTGCTCGCCGGCACCGAGGAAGCACCGGGCGAAACCTTCCTGTACCAGGGCCGCGCCTATAAATCCTATCGTGGCATGGGGTCGGTCGGGGCGATGGGCCGGGGCTCGGCGGACCGTTACTTCCAGGGCGACATCAAGGACCAGCTGAAACTGGTTCCCGAGGGGATCGAAGGGCAGGTCGCCTTCAAGGGCCCCGCTCGCGACGTGATCCATCAGCTGGTCGGCGGCGTGAAGGCGGCAATGGGCTATACCGGCTCGGCGACGATTCCCGATCTTCAGAAACGCGCGCGCTTCGTGCAGATTACGGGTGCTGGATTGATGGAGAGCCACGTGCACGACGTGACGATCACGCGCGAGGCGCCGAACTATCCGACGCGGTAG